The following proteins are co-located in the Streptomyces sp. DT2A-34 genome:
- a CDS encoding acyl-CoA dehydrogenase family protein has protein sequence MKETRERLALLRGQVREWTADILPYAAELERDPDTVLRMVDLPLLAGAATLQIPAEYAPSCLVIGRERFDLRTALERVVFFEEGARADAGLLLSVPGPDMAGSLVDALGDRPQKDWFYGRLLERPTWTCFAMTESERGSDATSMATSLTPSSDEDCLVLSGGKRFVGNAVRAGIAVVFARMSPGPLGIRAVLVDTATPGFSAEPIPTVGLRGIQLGAITLDAVRVPGEHLLGRHLPAIRQGMWGWLRTFNLWRTVIAAMGVGVAAAAHAYVVEERRTPPRHVQEQLDAMDQRILSVRQLTYRAARAVDADPSDGALACAAKLAAARLADRTAQEALSLLGAGARLDHPRLDKMARDAQGLEFMEGTSNLQRLSVFNDVMRGGGRPHGIAAASGERPVGT, from the coding sequence GTGAAGGAAACGCGAGAACGTCTCGCCCTGCTCCGGGGACAGGTGCGGGAGTGGACCGCCGACATCCTGCCGTACGCGGCCGAACTGGAACGGGATCCCGACACGGTGCTGCGCATGGTGGACCTGCCGCTGCTGGCCGGAGCCGCCACTTTGCAGATACCCGCCGAGTACGCCCCCTCCTGCCTGGTCATCGGGCGGGAGCGTTTCGACCTGAGGACCGCGCTGGAGCGAGTGGTCTTCTTCGAGGAAGGAGCGCGTGCCGACGCCGGACTTCTGCTCTCCGTACCCGGACCGGACATGGCCGGTTCCCTGGTCGACGCCCTGGGCGACCGTCCGCAGAAGGACTGGTTCTACGGCCGGCTGCTGGAACGGCCGACCTGGACCTGCTTCGCGATGACGGAATCCGAACGGGGATCGGACGCGACCTCCATGGCGACCTCCCTCACCCCTTCCTCCGATGAGGACTGTCTGGTCCTCAGTGGCGGCAAGCGGTTCGTCGGCAACGCCGTCCGGGCCGGCATCGCCGTGGTCTTCGCCCGCATGTCACCGGGGCCGCTCGGTATCCGGGCCGTGCTCGTGGACACCGCGACACCCGGGTTCTCGGCCGAGCCCATCCCGACCGTGGGCCTGCGCGGCATCCAGCTCGGCGCGATCACACTGGACGCGGTGCGGGTTCCGGGGGAACACCTGCTGGGGCGGCATCTTCCGGCCATCCGACAGGGCATGTGGGGCTGGCTGCGCACCTTCAACTTGTGGCGGACGGTCATCGCCGCCATGGGCGTCGGTGTCGCCGCCGCGGCCCACGCATATGTGGTTGAGGAACGACGGACACCGCCACGGCATGTCCAGGAGCAGCTCGACGCCATGGACCAGCGGATCCTGAGCGTTCGTCAGCTCACCTACCGCGCGGCCCGGGCAGTCGACGCCGATCCCTCGGACGGCGCGCTCGCCTGCGCGGCCAAGCTCGCGGCGGCGCGGCTGGCGGACCGGACGGCGCAGGAGGCGCTGAGTCTCCTGGGCGCCGGCGCACGGCTCGATCATCCTCGGCTGGACAAGATGGCCAGGGACGCGCAGGGGCTGGAGTTCATGGAGGGCACGTCGAACCTGCAGCGCCTGTCCGTCTTCAACGATGTGATGCGAGGCGGTGGTCGGCCGCACGGCATCGCGGCGGCGTCGGGTGAACGGCCCGTCGGGACATGA
- a CDS encoding acyl carrier protein codes for MTGRSTEHRDITAEVIGTVAGMVQRDPAELSPETRFFDDLYFDSTNVLELLMQLETELGVEFDPETLEPSDFEKVGSLVDYVRRALEGA; via the coding sequence ATGACGGGCAGGAGCACAGAACACCGGGACATCACCGCAGAGGTGATCGGAACGGTGGCTGGCATGGTGCAGCGCGATCCAGCGGAGTTGTCGCCGGAGACGAGGTTCTTCGACGATCTGTACTTCGACTCGACGAACGTTCTCGAACTTCTGATGCAACTGGAGACGGAACTCGGGGTGGAGTTCGACCCGGAGACGCTGGAACCTTCCGATTTCGAGAAGGTGGGCAGTCTCGTCGACTACGTGCGCCGAGCGCTCGAGGGCGCATAG
- a CDS encoding LuxR C-terminal-related transcriptional regulator, translating into MTHGLVEDSVVDGQGEGMVAVEAEAVAREGLDEGLDAALDIAVLVASEVTCAGLEALLSRLPAVGRVRVIPLDAEVLPERIRPADVLIVAAEQWSMLESCTDVSGLPSTLVLGDDLYERWNGDLSSLPVDGFLSLKELSVQTLDDALKRVTVGEMPIPSSLAKRLLTGSRGTASAPGVIPLTSRENQAFVLLAKGLSNKQIARSLGISVHGAKRLVGSILLKLGASNRTSAVVTGMKSGLL; encoded by the coding sequence TTGACTCATGGACTGGTCGAAGACAGCGTCGTTGACGGACAGGGGGAAGGCATGGTTGCCGTTGAGGCGGAAGCCGTTGCACGAGAAGGGCTCGACGAAGGGCTCGATGCGGCTCTTGACATTGCCGTTCTGGTGGCGAGCGAAGTCACGTGCGCGGGGCTCGAGGCTTTGTTGAGCAGACTTCCGGCGGTCGGCAGAGTGCGGGTGATCCCGCTCGATGCCGAGGTCCTGCCGGAGCGAATCAGGCCTGCCGATGTGCTGATCGTCGCCGCTGAGCAGTGGAGCATGCTGGAAAGCTGTACGGATGTCTCCGGCCTGCCCTCGACCCTGGTACTGGGAGACGATCTGTACGAACGGTGGAACGGGGATCTCTCCTCGCTGCCGGTGGACGGTTTCCTCTCTCTGAAGGAACTGTCGGTGCAAACTCTCGACGACGCGCTGAAGCGGGTGACCGTGGGCGAGATGCCGATTCCGTCCTCGCTCGCCAAACGCCTGCTGACCGGCAGTCGCGGCACGGCTTCCGCACCCGGCGTCATTCCGCTGACTTCTCGCGAAAACCAGGCGTTCGTGCTGCTCGCCAAGGGCCTGAGCAACAAGCAGATCGCTCGAAGCCTTGGCATATCCGTGCACGGAGCGAAGCGACTGGTCGGCTCCATCCTTCTCAAGCTGGGCGCCTCGAACAGGACCTCGGCAGTGGTCACCGGAATGAAGTCCGGGCTTCTGTGA
- a CDS encoding 4'-phosphopantetheinyl transferase superfamily protein — MTAQPHGPDRTSAPARHEVHVWHFSLDVPVDGFVDALSPEEEARRSRLACDLHRNRFAVAHGVKRGVLGLCLSMPPRQVPIVTGRWGKPRVAGDEVTFSLSHSEGAALLAVSRHRDVGVDIERPRPGLDPREFAARYFRPEESRQVASAPPARRWASFLALWTRKEACVKAVGARLGQALSLPVGLGACHVSAPADPTAVHWRVDDIPVRPGYVGAVALVGSAPFRVVAHTWDPGHRQRGAAVTEARTSFR, encoded by the coding sequence ATGACCGCTCAGCCGCACGGGCCGGACCGGACGAGTGCGCCGGCGCGCCACGAAGTGCACGTCTGGCACTTCTCGCTCGACGTCCCGGTCGACGGGTTCGTCGACGCGCTGAGCCCCGAGGAGGAGGCCCGCCGCAGTCGCCTGGCCTGCGACCTGCACCGGAATCGGTTCGCCGTCGCCCATGGAGTGAAACGCGGGGTCCTGGGTCTGTGTCTGTCCATGCCACCGCGTCAGGTCCCCATCGTGACGGGCCGTTGGGGCAAACCGCGGGTCGCCGGCGACGAGGTGACCTTCAGCCTCAGCCACTCGGAGGGTGCCGCGCTGCTCGCCGTCTCCCGCCACCGGGACGTCGGCGTCGACATCGAGCGCCCCCGGCCGGGGCTGGATCCTCGGGAGTTCGCCGCCCGCTATTTCCGCCCCGAGGAGAGCCGGCAGGTGGCATCGGCTCCGCCCGCACGCCGGTGGGCCTCCTTCCTCGCGCTGTGGACGCGGAAGGAAGCCTGTGTCAAAGCAGTCGGGGCACGTCTCGGCCAGGCACTGTCACTGCCGGTCGGCCTGGGCGCGTGTCACGTCAGCGCGCCTGCAGACCCGACGGCGGTGCATTGGCGCGTCGACGACATCCCGGTGCGGCCCGGCTACGTCGGCGCCGTCGCGCTGGTCGGGTCCGCTCCGTTCCGGGTGGTTGCCCACACATGGGATCCGGGTCACCGACAACGGGGCGCGGCGGTCACAGAAGCCCGGACTTCATTCCGGTGA